From a region of the Acanthochromis polyacanthus isolate Apoly-LR-REF ecotype Palm Island chromosome 3, KAUST_Apoly_ChrSc, whole genome shotgun sequence genome:
- the LOC110968445 gene encoding solute carrier family 22 member 7-like produces MKFENILAEINGFGRFQVMIIVINFIGRFTLPCHFMLSNFIAAVPAHHCDISSLDDGGVFMNLSHAERLVVSIPVQQDGTPSSCSMFTEPQYHLLLNFSDITDAPTVPCQNGWVYDNTTFKSTLTSEWTWYGRRIMLLVSYVSGMLFAIASAFSTTYVMFAVLRFFTGFCITGIVIVSQVLSVEWVDIEHRKVVGVIDSLSWTVGNIGFAAIAYFVNDWRWLITLATIIVTDKRDRSYSYLDLVRTPEMRKLALRTGLLWYCIANAYYGISLNIASFGLSLYLTQLTYALIELPCKLSNYYLLDRVGRRSTEVGALLVTGACLGINILIPKDMSVARTVVAIIGKGFSSVSFATVVLYSSELYPTVVRQNGMGYNSFMGRFGVAVAPLILLLDEVWKDLPQAVLCCTAFLGAMVARTLAETRNRCLPETIEDVEQKQ; encoded by the exons ATGAAGTTTGAGAACATTCTTGCTGAGATTAATGGATTCGGAAGATTTCAGGTAATGATCATTGTGATCAACTTCATCGGCCGCTTCACGCTGCCCTGCCACTTCATGCTCAGCAACTTCATAGCAGCTGTTCCCGCTCACCACTGTGACATCAGCTCTCTGGACGATGGGggtgtttttatgaatttatcTCATGCCGAGAGGCTTGTTGTTAGTATTCCGGTCCAGCAGGATGGGACTCCAAGCTCCTGTTCCATGTTTACGGAGCCTCAGTATCATCTGCTGTTGAATTTCTCTGACATTACTGACGCACCCACGGTGCCGTGCCAGAATGGATGGGTGTACGATAACACCACCTTCAAGTCCACTCTGACCTCAGAG TGGACCTG GTATGGCCGAAGGATCATGCTGCTGGTATCTTATGTGTCTGGAATGCTGTTTGCTATTGCGAGTGCATTTTCTACGACCTACGTGATGTTCGCAGTGCTGAGGTTCTTCACTGGCTTTTGCATCACTGGCATCGTCATCGTCTCACAAGTGCTCA GTGTGGAGTGGGTGGACATTGAGCACAGGAAAGTGGTGGGCGTGATCGACAGCTTATCCTGGACAGTTGGGAACATAGGCTTTGCAGCTATTGCCTATTTTGTGAATGATTGGCGGTGGCTGATT ACATTAGCCACTATCATCGTGACTGACAAAAGAGATCGTTCCTATTCCTACCTCGACTTAGTGCGAACACCTGAGATGAGGAAGCTGGCCCTGCGCACTGGTCTGTTATG GTATTGCATTGCAAACGCATATTATGGCATCAGCCTCAACATCGCAAGCTTTGGGCTCAGCTTGTATCTCACTCAGTTAACCTACGCTTTAATTGAGCTGCCATGCAAACTGTCAAACTACTACTTGCTGGATAGGGTGGGCAGACGGAGCACTGAGGTGGGAGCTCTGCTGGTTACTGGGGCCTGTCTTGGAATCAACATCCTGATACCAAAAG aTATGTCTGTTGCCCGAACGGTGGTAGCCATCATTGGAAAAGGGTTTTCTTCAGTATCCTTTGCAACTGTTGTGCTGTACAGCTCTGAGCTGTATCCTACTGTAGTGAG GCAGAACGGTATGGGCTACAACTCCTTCATGGGTCGCTTTGGTGTAGCTGTGGCTCCTCTGATCCTTTTACTGGACGAGGTCTGGAAGGATCTGCCCCAGGCCGTCTTGTGCTGCACAGCTTTCCTCGGGGCAATGGTGGCAAGAACGCTGGCTGAGACCCGCAACAGGTGCCTGCCCGAGACCATCGAGGATGTTGAACAGAAGCAGTAG
- the LOC110968446 gene encoding solute carrier family 22 member 7-like: protein MKFDNVMAEINGFGRFQQRTIFLLVIPRMTLPFHFLLNNFIATIPPHHCDISTLDDGGLFRNLSLEERLAVSVPIQQDGSPNSCQMFAEPQYHLLLNSSSNFTDLPMVPCQNGWTFDTTIVKSTLATEWDLVCDKKPVNRATATIFFIGVMVGAAVFGYLSDRFGRKKMLLLSYIITALFGFASAFAYNFPMFAAMRFFTGLGLSGISIISVVLNIEWVDIKHRTGLVVLMSMDWSLNTAVLPILAYFVRDWRYLTATVTTPLLVAIICWWWLPESARWLISNGKVNDAHFYLTKCAEVNNREEFMADLTPEVLSKVIIVEKENRKYSYLDLVKTPKMRALTLFSGIVWFGVACTYYGISLNVSGFSVNIYLTQFIYGAIEIPGKLIVLYTLNKIGRRWTQVGMLVLTGLCICVNLFIPQDLGNFRTAVGALGKMFSEASFTAIYLYTSELYPTVMRQNGLGYCSFMGRIGVSVSPLMILLEDVWAPLPSIVFALVAFTAALSASFLAETRNICLPETIEDVEQRRYWVFI, encoded by the exons ATGAAGTTTGATAATGTGATGGCAGAAATCAATGGCTTTGGGAGATTCCAACAAAGGACGATCTTTTTGCTGGTAATTCCTCGTATGACTTTGCCTTTCCACTTCCTGCTGAATAATTTCATTGCTACTATTCCCCCTCATCACTGCGACATCAGCACTCTGGATGATGGAGGCCTTTTTAGGAACTTATCTCTGGAGGAGAGGCTCGCTGTTAGTGTTCCCATCCAGCAGGATGGGAGCCCCAACTCCTGCCAAATGTTTGCAGAGCCTCAGTATCATCTGCTGCTTAACTCTTCGTCCAACTTTACTGATCTTCCCATGGTGCCGTGCCAGAACGGATGGACGTTCGACACCACCATCGTCAAGTCTACTCTGGCCACGGAG TGGGATCTAGTCTGTGATAAGAAACCAGTCAACAGAGCCACAGCCACTATTTTCTTCATTGGCGTTATGGTTGGAGCAGCAGTATTTGGCTATCTTAGTGACAG GTTTGGCcggaaaaaaatgcttctcttGTCCTACATTATAACTGCCCTCTTTGGATTTGCAAGTGCTTTTGCATACAATTTCCCCATGTTTGCTGCCATGAGGTTCTTTACTGGACTTGGACTTTCTGGAATAAGTATAATCAGCGTGGTCCTCA ATATCGAATGGGTGGACATCAAGCATCGGACAGGACTTGTTGTTTTAATGAGCATGGACTGGAGTCTTAATACTGCTGTGCTGCCTATTCTGGCCTATTTTGTGAGGGACTGGAGGTACCTGACTGCCACTGTAACCACCCCGCTGCTGGTGGCGATAATTTGTTGGTG GTGGCTCCCTGAGTCTGCCAGATGGCTGATAAGTAACGGAAAAGTGAACGATGCTCATTTTTACCTCACTAAGTGTGCCGAAGTCAACAACAGAGAGGAGTTCATGGCCGACCTGACACCTGAG GTTCTGTCCAAAGTAATCATTgtagaaaaggaaaacagaaaatattcctATCTGGACCTTGTGAAGACTCCCAAAATGAGAGCACTGACTTTATTTAGTGGCATTGTGTG GTTTGGAGTGGCCTGTACCTATTATGGAATCAGCCTGAACGTCTCTGGATTCAGTGTGAACATTTATCTGACTCAGTTCATCTACGGCGCAATAGAGATCCCAGGAAAGCTAATTGTCCTTTACACTTTAAACAAAATAGGTCGAAGGTGGACTCAGGTTGGAATGCTCGTCCTGACTGGACTGTGCATTTGCGTCAACCTGTTTATCCCTCAAG atttGGGGAACTTTCGGACAGCTGTGGGAGCTTTGGGCAAGATGTTCTCAGAAGCATCTTTTACAGCGATATATCTGTACACTTCAGAGCTTTACCCCACAGTCATGAG GCAAAACGGACTTGGTTACTGCTCCTTCATGGGCCGTATAGGCGTGTCTGTATCCCCCCTGATGATACTTCTTGAAGATGTGTGGGCCCCTCTGCCAAGCATTGTTTTTGCCCTGGTGGCTTTTACTGCAGCACTGTCAGCTTCTTTTCTAGCTGAGACACGAAACATCTGTTTGCCAGAAACTATTGAGGATGTGGAACAGAGGAGGTACTGGGTTTTTATTTGA